A stretch of Microtus pennsylvanicus isolate mMicPen1 chromosome 5, mMicPen1.hap1, whole genome shotgun sequence DNA encodes these proteins:
- the LOC142850297 gene encoding small ribosomal subunit protein uS17 — MADIQTERAYQKQPTIFQNKKRVLLGETGKEKLPRYYKNIGLGFKTPKEAIEGTYIDKKCPFTGNVSIRGRILSGVVTKMKMQRTIVIRRDYLHYIRKYNRFEKRHKNMSVHLSPCFRDVQIGDIVTVGECRPLSKTVRFNVLKVTKAAGTKKQFQKF; from the coding sequence ATGGCGGACATTCAGACCGAACGTGCGTACCAAAAGCAGCCCACGATCTTCCAAAACAAGAAGCGTGTTCTGCTTGGAGAAACCGGCAAGGAAAAACTCCCTCGGTACTACAAGAACATCGGTCTAGGCTTCAAGACGCCCAAGGAGGCCATCGAGGGCACCTACATTGACAAGAAATGCCCGTTCACTGGCAACGTCTCCATCCGAGGTCGGATCCTGTCCGGTGTCGTGACCAAGATGAAGATGCAGAGGACCATTGTCATCCGCCGGGACTATCTTCATTACATCCGAAAGTACAATCGCTTTGAGAAACGCCACAAGAACATGTCCGTGCACCTGTCCCCCTGTTTCAGGGATGTACAGATCGGCGACATTGTTACTGTGGGAGAGTGCAGGCCCCTGAGCAAGACCGTGCGTTTCAATGTGCTCAAGGTCACCAAGGCCGCTGGCACCAAGAAGCAGTTCCAGAAGTTCTGA